One Arthrobacter sp. StoSoilB19 DNA window includes the following coding sequences:
- a CDS encoding Lrp/AsnC family transcriptional regulator produces MSTNARNTRPGAHLEPLDAIDERLLAALVADARISNKQLAEMVGIAPSTALMRTRALSERGIVQGYEAKLSLSAIGRSVQALVAVRLRAHDRDQIDRFTARVPHLPAVLSTFHTSGSVDYLLHIAVGSTEDLRDWVLDNLATDPVVGHTETTLVFEHIQGNHGPLPD; encoded by the coding sequence GTGAGTACGAATGCCAGGAACACCAGGCCCGGGGCGCACCTGGAGCCGCTGGATGCCATTGACGAGCGCCTCCTTGCGGCCCTCGTGGCAGACGCCAGGATTTCCAACAAGCAGCTCGCCGAAATGGTGGGTATTGCGCCGTCGACCGCCTTGATGCGCACCCGCGCCCTCTCGGAGCGCGGGATTGTGCAGGGCTACGAGGCGAAGCTGAGCCTGTCGGCCATCGGCCGGTCGGTGCAGGCCCTGGTGGCCGTACGGCTCCGTGCCCACGACCGGGACCAGATCGACCGTTTCACTGCGCGCGTGCCGCACCTGCCCGCCGTGCTGTCGACCTTCCACACCTCAGGTTCGGTGGACTACCTGCTGCACATCGCCGTCGGAAGCACCGAAGACCTGCGGGACTGGGTCCTGGACAATTTGGCTACCGATCCCGTGGTGGGCCACACCGAAACCACGCTGGTCTTTGAACACATCCAGGGCAACCACGGCCCGCTTCCGGACTAG
- a CDS encoding MFS transporter, translating into MTVFSELRMRPATASGWNATTTARLVISGAVIFMLLVGANLATPLYPLLQANLGLSSLDVTAAFASYVLALVGTLLLAGHWSDHIGRRAALLVAVLTGLAGGWIFAEAGTLAALCAGRALQGMAVALATGASAAALRELLPSRPEWASRFTLLASSGGVAAGPVIGGLLSLLPGATTAPYVVHSLLLAALLVPLYLIRARPAIMVPAVSRPLHVLAPRRPSVSRQARGAFWLASGVGFLSFAVFGFSLSLAPGYFAQVLGTDSRPLIGVLAGLPLGASALSQLVTLRGRLAVPAGLAVLGVSVILLGAAGAWHSPLLLVGAAVTAGLGQGMAFRMVFNEVAGKVEPARHAQIISTVYVITYLGSAVPVLGLGWASAVFGMAAAVQGFVLLCGSAALALSAVTLTASIKATKQGSV; encoded by the coding sequence ATGACGGTCTTCAGCGAACTGCGCATGCGCCCGGCCACGGCCAGCGGATGGAATGCCACCACTACGGCGCGGCTGGTGATTTCCGGCGCGGTCATCTTCATGCTCCTGGTGGGCGCCAACCTTGCCACCCCGCTGTACCCCCTGCTGCAGGCCAACCTCGGGCTGTCCAGCCTCGACGTAACGGCGGCTTTCGCCAGCTACGTCCTGGCCCTGGTGGGGACGCTGCTGCTCGCCGGGCACTGGTCGGACCATATCGGCCGCCGGGCCGCCCTCCTGGTCGCTGTCCTGACCGGACTGGCGGGCGGCTGGATCTTCGCCGAAGCGGGCACGCTGGCTGCCCTGTGCGCCGGACGGGCGCTGCAGGGAATGGCGGTTGCGCTCGCCACGGGGGCCAGCGCGGCAGCCCTTCGCGAGCTGCTCCCGTCCCGGCCGGAGTGGGCATCGCGCTTTACGCTGCTGGCCTCCTCGGGGGGCGTAGCGGCGGGTCCCGTCATCGGCGGACTGCTGTCGCTGCTTCCCGGTGCAACCACGGCTCCGTACGTCGTCCATTCGCTGTTGCTGGCCGCGCTCCTTGTCCCGCTGTACCTGATCCGCGCACGCCCGGCCATCATGGTGCCGGCAGTGTCCCGCCCGCTGCACGTCCTTGCCCCGCGCCGTCCCTCCGTTTCACGGCAGGCGAGGGGCGCTTTCTGGCTGGCGTCCGGCGTCGGCTTCCTGAGCTTTGCCGTGTTTGGCTTCTCCCTGTCACTGGCCCCGGGCTACTTCGCGCAGGTCCTGGGCACGGACTCCCGGCCACTGATCGGCGTGCTGGCCGGTCTGCCGCTGGGGGCGTCAGCCCTGAGCCAGCTGGTGACCCTGCGCGGGCGCCTGGCCGTGCCTGCGGGGCTGGCCGTCCTGGGCGTCTCCGTCATCCTGCTGGGAGCCGCCGGCGCATGGCACAGCCCACTGCTGCTCGTTGGGGCTGCCGTTACCGCCGGCCTGGGGCAGGGCATGGCCTTCCGGATGGTTTTCAACGAGGTGGCGGGCAAGGTGGAGCCGGCACGCCACGCGCAGATCATCAGCACCGTGTACGTCATCACCTACCTGGGCAGCGCCGTGCCGGTCCTCGGCCTGGGCTGGGCCAGCGCCGTGTTCGGAATGGCGGCAGCGGTGCAGGGATTCGTCCTGCTGTGCGGCTCGGCGGCACTCGCCCTGTCAGCCGTCACCCTCACCGCTTCCATCAAAGCAACGAAACAGGGGTCCGTCTGA
- a CDS encoding Lrp/AsnC family transcriptional regulator — MNKLDPTDLKILLALIRDPRIQIGELGESLGIARNTAQSRVRRLLRSGVLRPGGREVDLEAVGYDVVAFVTIEVSHRELDGVVAALRLIPQVLEVHEISGRGDVWCRVVATDTHNLQSSLRQVLRIKGVIRTETVLALHTHIPYRTEPLISGLSSAAAPAARIS, encoded by the coding sequence TTGAACAAACTGGACCCCACGGACCTGAAGATCCTGCTGGCCCTCATCCGGGATCCCCGCATCCAGATCGGTGAGCTGGGCGAGTCCCTGGGCATCGCCCGCAACACGGCCCAGTCACGGGTTCGCCGCCTGCTGCGCAGCGGGGTGCTGCGCCCGGGCGGGCGCGAGGTTGACCTGGAGGCGGTGGGCTATGACGTGGTGGCCTTTGTGACCATTGAGGTCTCCCACCGGGAGCTGGACGGCGTCGTGGCAGCACTGCGGCTCATCCCGCAGGTCCTGGAAGTCCACGAGATCTCCGGCCGCGGCGATGTCTGGTGCCGGGTGGTGGCCACGGACACCCACAACCTCCAGTCGTCCCTGCGGCAGGTCCTGCGGATCAAGGGTGTCATCCGGACAGAGACCGTGCTGGCCCTGCACACCCATATCCCCTACCGGACCGAGCCCCTCATCAGCGGCCTGAGCAGTGCCGCAGCTCCGGCGGCTAGGATTTCCTGA
- the corA gene encoding magnesium/cobalt transporter CorA, translating into MTIIDNAVYVNGVRHAEPDSLEQTFETLSLHGGMAWIGLYRPTAEEMAAVASEFGLHALAVEDAVSAHQRPKLERYDDNLFTVLRPARYVDEDETVEFGELHVFTGKNFVVTVRHAETAGVARVRQRLEGRPDLLRHGPEAVLYALLDRVVDDYAPVVAGLENDIDEIEDQLFSGDSSVSRRIYELAREVIQFQRAIHPLPEMLDQLKRGFEKYEVESELRHNLRDVEDHVERVISRADSFRDLLQNALTLDGTLTANRQNEASAEQNEQVKKISSWAAILFAPSFVAGIYGMNFDNMPELHWSFGYPLALLLMVAAGGLMYGIFKRKGWI; encoded by the coding sequence ATGACCATCATCGATAACGCCGTCTACGTCAACGGCGTCCGCCATGCAGAGCCCGACAGTCTTGAGCAGACCTTTGAGACCCTGTCCCTGCATGGCGGCATGGCATGGATCGGCCTCTACCGGCCCACGGCGGAGGAAATGGCGGCCGTGGCCAGCGAGTTCGGACTCCATGCCCTCGCAGTGGAGGATGCCGTTTCGGCCCACCAGCGGCCCAAGCTGGAGCGTTACGACGACAACCTTTTCACCGTCCTGCGGCCCGCCCGGTACGTGGACGAGGACGAAACCGTGGAATTCGGCGAACTCCACGTGTTCACCGGCAAGAACTTTGTGGTGACTGTGCGGCATGCGGAAACGGCAGGCGTTGCCAGGGTGCGGCAGCGGCTGGAAGGGCGGCCTGATCTCCTGCGGCACGGGCCCGAAGCGGTGCTGTATGCCCTGCTGGACCGGGTGGTGGATGACTACGCCCCGGTGGTGGCGGGGCTGGAAAACGACATTGACGAGATCGAGGACCAGCTGTTCAGCGGCGATTCCTCCGTGTCCCGCCGCATTTACGAACTGGCCCGGGAGGTCATCCAGTTCCAGCGCGCCATCCACCCCCTGCCCGAGATGCTGGACCAGTTGAAGCGCGGCTTCGAGAAGTACGAAGTGGAAAGCGAGCTGCGGCATAACCTGCGTGACGTGGAAGACCACGTTGAGCGGGTGATTTCCCGGGCGGACTCCTTCCGGGACTTGCTGCAGAACGCCCTGACCCTCGACGGGACACTGACAGCCAACCGGCAGAACGAGGCCAGCGCCGAGCAGAACGAACAGGTCAAGAAAATCTCGTCCTGGGCGGCCATCCTGTTTGCGCCCTCATTCGTGGCCGGGATCTACGGCATGAACTTTGACAACATGCCCGAACTCCATTGGTCCTTCGGCTACCCCCTGGCGCTGCTCCTCATGGTGGCTGCCGGCGGCCTCATGTACGGCATCTTCAAGAGGAAGGGCTGGATCTAG